ATTGGAACAGTGATGAGAAAAGTCGCTTTGCCTGAGGGGAAAGTGAAAATTCTTTTTCAGGGTGTCCGAAAAGTTGAAATAACATCTGTGATAGGTAATGATATTAGAGTTGCAAGTTACTCCCCAATCGCACCAATGCCTTATAATGAAAGTAAAGTAAATGCGATTTTAGAAGTTTTAAAAGAGAGAGCTGAAGCATTATCTAAAATAAGTCAAAAATTTCCATCAGATATGTTAAATACAATAAATGATTCTTCAGAAATCGAGAGAATTGGCGACCTCATCGTTAGTACTTTAAATCTCTCTCTTAAAGATGCTTATGATATTTTTGTAAATAGAGATTTTGAGGACCGACTCTTCACGATTATTGGAAAAATTGACGATGAGGTTGAGGCTTCCAAAATTCAAAAAGATATTAAGTCAAAAGTTCAAAGCAAAATGGCGAAGCACAACAAAGAGCATTTCTTAAAAGAACAGATGAAACAGATTCAGAAAGAGCTTGGTGTTGATACTCAAAGAGACGAAGAGATTGCCGAATATCGAAAAAAGCTTGAGGCAAAAAAGAAATTTATTAAAGAAGAAGCCTACAAAGAGATTGAAAAACAGCTAAATCGTCTCTCTCGAATGCACCCAGAATCTGCTGATGCAAACACAATTCAAACTTATATTGAGTGGGTTCTTGAAATTCCATTTGGTAAAGAATCAAAAAAGAAACTCAAAATTGCTGATGTCGAAACTCAGTTGAATGAAGATCACTACTCACTTAAAAAACCGAAAGACCGAATTCTTGAATATTTTGCAGTGAAAGAGTTGATGGAACTTCGTGGAATTGAGCAGGAAAAAGGCAAAGGTCGTGGTGCTATTTTATGTTTTGTTGGACCTCCAGGAGTTGGTAAAACTTCACTTGCAAACTCTATCGCGGATGCAATGAAACGGTCGCTTGTCCGAATTGCACTTGGCGGACTTGAAGATGTAAATGAGCTACGGGGACATCGTCGAACTTATGTCGGAGCTATGCCTGGACGAATCAGCCAAGGTCTTATTGAAGCCAAAGAGATGAATCCTGTTGTTGTTCTTGATGAAATTGATAAAGTTGGTCGTTCTCACCGTGGAGACCCGACAGCCGTCATGTTAGAAATTCTTGATCCAGAACAGAATTCAAATTTCCGTGATTACTATCTCAATTTTGATTTGGATTTGTCAAAAGTTACTTTTATTGCAACAGCAAATGATGTTGGTTCAATTCCGTCCGCACTTCGAGACAGAATGGAATTTATTTCAGTGGCAAGTTACACACCACAAGAGAAATTTCAAATCGCAAAAAAATATCTTGTTCCGCAAGAGTTAAAAAAACATGGTCTGAAAAATGCGGAAATCTCGATCTCCAAAAAAGCACTTGAAGATATTATTTCACTTTACACTCGAGAAGCAGGAGTCCGAAATTTACGGCGACGACTTGCTGAAATCATGCGAAAAAGTGCTAGAAAAATTATCGAAAACAATTCGCCTAAAATCTCAATTTCTGTTAAAAATCTTAAAGAGTTTCTTGATAAAACTGTTTTTGAAATCGAAAAAATTGAGAACAAACCAAAAATCGGTGTTGTTTATGGTTTAGCTTGGACTGCTGTTGGTGGAGATATTCTTAAAATTGAAGTTTCCAAAAACAGTGGAAAAGGTGGAATGAAACTCACTGGAAAACTTGGTGAAGTTATGAAAGAATCAGGAATTATTGCAATGAGTGTTGTAAAGACTCTTTTTGATTCTGGATTTATTAAAAGTGAAGAAGAGAATGCTTTTGCAAAATATGATATTCATATCCATGTTCCTGATGGTGCGACTCCAAAAGATGGTCCAAGTGCAGGTATCACAATGACAACAGCAATTGCATCGATATTTTCAGAGAGAAAAGTTCGGGGAGACACAGCGATGACTGGAGAAATTTCTCTTCACGGTGATGTTATGCCAATTGGCGGATTGAAAGAGAAACTTATCGCAGCACACAAAGGCGGAATTGCTTATGCACTAATTCCAAAAAAGAACTACGAAAGAGATTTAGTGGATATTCCCGATGAGGTCAAAGACTCCATGAAAATCATTCCTGTAACAAAAATCGAAGAAGTTTTAGATCATATGCTAATTTAAATCTGTTGTCGGAGAAATCCGACAAATCTTCTACATACCTGGAATTCGCGGAATATAGCCTAATTTACTCCATTTTGCATAGAGTCCCCATCCTCTTTTTAGCCAGTGTCCAATAATCGGAAGTGGCACAAAAATTTGTCTTTTATCATCCCGAAGAAGGAAACCAGCTCCATCACCGCTATCCATAACACAGAGAATATTTAAATGATGAATATAACTCTCTTTTTGGAAAGGTAGATCATTCTCTTTAATAACAATATTTCTAGCACTATTTCGAGCCATAACTTCAGCGATGTGTCCCTGTTTTGCTTTCCACTCTGGTCCTGTCAATTTTGCAATATCACCAACAGCATAAACATTATCAAAACCTTTCACTTCACAAAACTCATTCACTTCGATAAATCCGCTCTCATCAACTGGTAAATCTGAATTTACAACTGTTTTATGTCCAGTAAGTGCTGAAACATATACGATGAGGTCGCTTTCCAATTCAGAATCATCTTCAAATACAACTCTATCCGCTTCAAATCTTTTGATCTTTTTTCCAAATCGTTTTTTCATATTTATCATGTCAAACATCATGTTCATTGTTTCAACTGGTTTGTCTCCCATTCTTGCACCAGGAACAGGCATAGGAGCGAAAAAAGTCAATTCAAACTGATCTCGAATTCCTTCATTTTTTAATCTGTTATGAACATTAAACATCAATTCAAAAGCAGGACCACCTCGAACAGCAGATTTATCCTTTGGGTTTGCACCAAATCCCATTGCAATTTTTCCACTACCCTTTGCAATTAATAAATCTAATTTCTTCTGAATATCAAGAGATTCTTCAGGCTCTCCACAAATTGAAAGTGTATTTTCAGAACCTTCTGATTTTAATTTGTCTGCACCCATTGCAACAATTAAATAATCAAACTCAAGTTGCTTTCCACTCTCTAAAGTTACATAATTTTCAGTTCCAAATATTTCAGAAACACTATCTTCCACGAAATTAAAATTTCTGTTTTTTGCAATTTTATTTAATGGAACTGTTACATCAGCAAAAGTGCTTTTCCCAACTGGAACCCAAATCGATGTTGGATAAACATACAAATATGGTCTGTTAGAAACAAGAGTTACATTAAAATTCCTCTCTTTTCCTAACTCAATCGCAGATTCGACTCCTGCAAATCCCCCACCTAAAACAACAATATTTTTTCTAAGTTTTTTCATCACTTCTCCTAAAATCTATTCGTTATAATAGCAAATAGAGATAATTCTAAGATTTATATAAATTTAACAAAATCATCTTAAGAAAAATACAAGAGGAAATTTTTTGAAAAACTCTATCAAAATTGATGGCGGAAAATACAAAGGTCAAAAAATAGAGTTACCGAATATTGAAACAACTCGCCCATCAAAATCGATTGTCCGAAATTCTATTTTCGACACTTTGCAAACCGAAATAGCGGGTCGGGATTTTGTTGAGCTTTTTGCAGGTAGCGGTTCTGTTGGTTTTGAAGCTTTAAGTCGTGGTGCAAATAGAGTTTTCTTTTTTGAACAAAATCGTGAAGCATTAAAAACTCTAAAAAGAAACCAAAGAAATTTTTCCGAAGAAATTCAAATTCTTGAAGGTGATTCTTTTCAAAATTTCTCAAAGATATCTAATGAATTAGAAGATGCAATATTGTATATCGATCCACCTTTCTCAATTCGTGAAGGTATGGAAAATATTTATCAAAAAACAATTGAACTTTTTGAAAGACCTCATCGCAATATCGGAATTTTGATTTTTGAACATTTGTCAAGTGAAAAATTTCCAGAAAAAATAGGTGAACTTGAGAAAGTAAAAAGTAAAAAGTTTGGAAAAACAACACTTTCCTACTACTCGTAAAACCTGTTAGAATTTTATAAAAAATGTAAAGCTTGAGATTTTGAAACACGAATTTGATAAATATTTAAAAAAACTTTTCCCAATTACACGAAGTATTACAGGAGACGGAAATCGAGAAACTCTCCAAATTTTACAAGAAATTATTCCGCTACAAATTTTAGAATTTCCGACTGGACAGAAAGTTTTTGATTGGGAAATTCCAAAAGAGTGGAAAATCCGTGATGCTTGGATTAAAAATAGTCGTGGTGAAAAAATTATTGATTTTCAAAATTCAAATTTGCATGTTGTTTCATATTCTCAGCCAATTCATTTTAAGGGTAAGTTGTCTGATTTTTCCGACAAACTCCATTTTTTAGAAGAGCTTCCTGATGCAATTCCATATCGAACAACTTATTACAAAGAGGATTGGGGATTTTGCCTTTCTCACAATGATTTTAGAGAATTTTTCGATGAAAATGAGGAATATGAGCTTTTTATTGACTCTGAACTTTTTGACGGTTCTCTTTCAATTGGAGAACTTTTAATCGAGGGAAAATCGAAAAAAGAGTATTTGATTTCTTCATATATTTGTCATCCATCAATGGCAAATGATAGTTTAAGTGGAGTTCTTGTTTCTGCATTTTTAGGGCGAGAATTATTAAAAAGAGATTTGGAATTTTCTTACCGAATTATTTTTGTGCCTGAAACAATTGGTGCAATTACATATTTAGCAAATTTCCAAAATGAAATGAGAAAAATCGACTCTGGTTTGGTCGTAACAACAACTGGTGGACTTGGTGATTTTGGATACAAACAGAGTTGGAATAAAAATCATTTTTTGAATGCTTTTGTCGATGAGGTTCTTTCTAAGAAAGGAGATTTCAAAACCTATCCTTTTGATATTCACGGTAGCGACGAACGGCAATACTCTTCTGGTGGCTTCAGAATAAATTGTGTAAATATTTCAAAAGATCGATATTACGAATATCCAGAATATCACACAAGTTTAGATAATTTGGATTTTGTTCTTCCCGAAAATTTAGAAAAAAGTTTTCAGCTTCACATAAAATTAATTGAGAAAATGGAAATGAATATCACTTACAAAAATCTGTTTCCAAATGGTGAAGTTATGCTTTCAAAACATGATTTGTATCCAAAAACAGGCGGTGCAATTCTTCCAAACGAAAATATTTCTGCGCTCGATATTATTTTATGGATTCTATTTTATGCCGATGGAAAAACAGATTTGTTTGAGATTTCACAAAAAATTGGAACTAAATTAGAATTAGTTTATAAAGAAGCCAAGCAGTTAGAAGAGAAAGGAATTTTGAAAAGAGTTTGAGTAAGTATAGAATTGAAAAAGCAACTGACTTAGAAAAATGGGACAAACTTGTTGATGATTCTCCACAAGGAACAATTTTCAGTAACTCTATTTATTTAAATTCTTTTGGAGGAAAATATGAAATTTTCTTTGTTTTTAAAGGTAATGAATTAAAAGCAGGTTTTCCAATTATTTTATCTGAACAAAACATTGTTTTAGATGAACTTGTAATTTATGGTGGAATATTATTTTATTATGATAAAACACAAAAAGAGACAAAAGCAAAATCAGAAAGATTTGAAATTTCTGAAGAAATTATCTCTTTTTTAGATTTGAATTATAAAAAAATAGAGATTGCTTTATCTCCAAAAATTGAAGATTTAAGACCATTTCTTTGGCATAATTATCATGGTGAAGATAAATTTATTCCAGATTTAAGATACACAAGTTATTTGAATATTTCAAGTTTGAAAAAATTTGAAAATGAAGAAGAAACAGAGAATTTTAAAAGTTTAGAGACTTTACGGCAAAGAAATATTCGAGAAGCAAGAAAAAAAGAAGCTAAAACTTATATTGATAATAGTCAAAGTGATTTATTTATAGAATATTATAAAAATTTAATGATTTCCCAAAATGAAAAATTTGAAAACTCTAAATTAATAAATATGAAAAATTTAATAGATATCCTTGTTGAAAATAATTTAGCAAATATTTATATTGTTGAAAATAGTGAAAATGTCATTCAGTATATTACTGTTTTTGTTTGGGATAATAAAAGAGCATATTACCTTTTTGGTTCTCCAAATCCTGACGGAGAAGAGAGGTATAAAGGAACAATTGCTTTTTGGGATAGTTTTATAGATTTAGCAAAAAAAGGTATTTCAGAAATTGATTTAGAAGGCATCAATTCACCTAGTCGTGGTTGGTTTAAATTAGGATTTGGTGGAAATATAAAAGCTTATTATGAAGTAAGAAAAGGATTTTAATGGCAGAAGAGAAATATGTTCCTATAAATAAAGGTCATTTTGAATTAGATACAGCTGAAAGAACGGAAAATTTTTATAAAAAACTTGGTTCTGGCTGGGTTGGAGATTACACAAAATATCGTTCATCATGGAGTGAACTACCAAAAAAAAGAGAAGTCCGAGAATATCCTATTCTGGTTGATTTGGAATTAGCTTCTGCTTGTAATTTAAACTGTCCAATGTGTTACACGATTACAGATGAATTTAAGTCTAAAGTCAAAAAAGGTTTTATGGATTTTGAGCTTTTCAAAAAAATTATTGATGAGGTCTCAGAAAAAGTTTTTGCTATTCGTCTTTCTCTTCGAGGAGAAGCAACTTTGCATAAAAATTTTATTGAAGCTGTAAAATATGCAAAGAGCAAGGGAATTCAAGAAGTTTCTACTTTAACACATGGCGGAAAATTAGATTTAGAGTTTTTTAAAAAAATTGCTGAAGCAGGAATTGATTGGATTACAATTTCAATTGATGGAACTGATGATGAGTATGACAAAATCAGAAAACCTCTTACTTTTAAAGATACAATCAAAAGGTTGAATGAAATAAACCAATATAAAAAAGAGAACAATCTCCAAAAGCCTGTAATTAAGGTTCAAGGAATTTGGCCAGCAATTAGACCAAATCCTACTAAATATTACAACACAGTTGCACCGCTTGTTGATTTAGTTGCATATAATCCTTTGATTGATTATTTGCGAAAAGATGATGAAATTGTTTATGAAGACAATTTTGCATGTCCTCAACTTTATCAAAGAATTGTTGTTGGTAGCGATGGTCAAGTTATGATGTGTAGTAATGATGAAGATGGTGATGAAATCATTGGAGATGCTTACACTCAAACAATTCATGAAATTTGGCATAGTGAAAAACTGAACAAAATTCGTGATATTCACAATCAAAAAGATGGGTTTAAAACAATGAAAGTTTGTCGTCAATGTTACTACCCAAGAAAGATGGTTCCAGATGAACCAGCAAAAATTGGAGATAGAGATATTATAGTTGAAAACTATGTAAATAGAAAACAAGAGATAGGGGAGTAAAATAAATATGAAGATATTATCAATATACTGGGGGTTTTCTTCATCTGTATCTATTTATATAAATGGAAAAGTAATCGTTTCAATTTCAGAAGAGAGATTTACTCGACTAAAAAATGATGATTCTTTTCCACAAAAGTCAATAGATTTCTGTTTAAAAGAAGCAAATATTACAGTTCAAGAGCTTGATTTTGTTGCAATTGCATCAAAAGAGCAGTTTTTTCATCATCAGTTAAATCGAGTGTCAAAATGGAAAATTGAAGATTATTTAAAAGAACAAAAAGAATTTTGGTATAAAAAAATATACGACGGTAATCAAGAAGTTCAACATCATGAAATTATGAAAAACTTAAATGATTTTTCTCAATATCCAAAATCTTATTGGAAAGATAATATTAATAATCCTGAAACTTTTCCTAAAGATAGGGAGCAAATTTTGGCAGATTATCTGAAAATAGATGTCTCAAAAGTTTTTAGAATAGATCATCATAAAGCTCATGCTTATTACTCTTACTATACTTCCCAATTTAGAAAAGAAAAAGTTTTAGCATTTACAATAGATGGTCATGGTGATGGTTTGAATGCAACAATTGGAATTTTCGATGAGGTTGGAAACTATAAAAGAGTTTTTGAAACAAATCAAGCAAATATAGGTCGAATTTACAGATATATGACTCTTCTACTTGGAATGAAACCAAATGAACATGAATTTAAAGTTATGGGATTAGCTCCTTATGGAAAAGAGAAATATGCAAAAAAAGCTTATGAAATTTTTGCAAACACAATTTATATTGATGGTTTAGAATTCAAATGGAAAGAAAAACCAAAAGACAGCTATTTTTATTTTAAGGAAAAATTAGAAGGCATAAGATTTGACAATATTGCTTGGGGACTACAAACTTGGGTTGAAAATTTACTTACAACTTGGGTAAAAAATGCCATTAAAAAGTTTGGAATTTCAAAGATAGTTATTTCTGGTGGTGTTGCAATGAACATTAAAGCAATGGGAAAAATTGCTGAATTATATGAAGTTTCTGATATTTTTATTGGTGGTTCTGCAAGTGATGAATCTATGGCAATAAGTTCAGGAATATGTTTAGCTGAAGATATTACAAAACAGAACAACAAAGAATGGTCATCAGAAAAATTGTATCCAATTGATAATTTATATCTAGGTTCTAAAGCTACATTTGAAGAAGAAAAAGAAGCTGTAAGTGAATTAGATATAAATAGTTTTGATGTTTTAGAAAAGTTTTCTAATAAAGAAATTGCTAAGCTATTAGCTAATGGAAAAATTTTAGCTCGTTCTGTTGATAAAATGGAGTTCGGACAGAGGGCTTTAGGAAATCGTTCAATTTTAGCAGATCCAAAAGATTTAAGAACAAAAGAGAAAATTAATCAAGCTATAAAAAATAGAGATTTTTGGATGCCTTTTGCTCCTGTTATTTTGGATAAATATGTAGATAAATATCTTTACAATAATAAAAATATTTTTTCTCCATATATGACTGTTGGATTTGAAACGACAGAAGAAGGATATGAAGCTATGATTTCTGCTTGTCATCCTGCCGATAAAACAGCAAGACCAGAGATGTTGAGTAAACATATCAACCCTAAACTTTATGAGCTATTAGAAGAGTTTGAAGAGCTTACAGGTCGAGGAGCTTTATTGAATACAAGTTTTAATTTACATGGATATCCAATTGTAAGAACACCGCAAGAAGCTATTTATGTTTTAAAAAATAGCGAATTAGATGGTATTATTTTAAATAATTATTTGGTACTAAGGAGATAAATATGGAACATAAGGCAGTAGAAGAATCTGTATTAGATGTATATAGAAGAGTCTCTCCAAGTTATAGAGAAATGGGGACAGAGAAAGATTTCCATAAAAACTTAGAACAGAGAACTGCAATTTTAACTAAGCTTAATCTTCATCCAATTTGGTTTAAAGGAAAAAGAGTTCTTGAAATTGGTGGTGGCACAGGAGAGAACTCAATCTTTTATTCTCTATGGGGTGCTGATGTAACAATCGTTGAGCCAAATGAGATAAGTTGTAATAGAGCAACAGAGCTATTTAAAGAGTTTGACAAAACTTTATCAACTATAAATAAAAGTCTTTTTGATATTGAACCAAATATATTTCAAGATTTTGACATTATTATTGCAGAGGGTGTCTTACATCATACATTTAATACTATGAAAGCTCTAGACCTGATTCTTAAGAATGCAAACAAAGACACTCTTATCATGATAGCTATACCAGAATATCATGGATGGTTTAAAAGAAATCTACAAAGAAAATTAATTTCTTCAGTATCTGGAGCAGAAAATGAAATTGTTGAAAACTCAAAAAAGTATTTTCAGAATCATATAGACAGAGCAGTTAAATATGGTCTTAGAACAGAAGAAAGTGTTATTTATGACACTTTTGTAAATCCACAAATTGAAACTACAAAGTTAGAAGAAATTTGTTTTTATTTTTATAAAAACAAGTTTAATTTTTACTCTTCGTATCCATCAATGAACATCTTTTTTGAAACACAGCCTTGGTCTAAAAATAGAGTAAACTTATTTGATTATAAAACATATGTTTCATATTTCAAAACTCTTGAAAAAGTTTGGGCTTGTAGTGGAGAAGAAGATTTTAAAAGTGAAATCTCCAATATAACTGGAATGTTTGACAGAGTTGATAAAGAGTATGGTGATTTACTTGAATTAAAGACTACAATAAACAATAAATCATTTAAAGTTGAGGATTTGAAACCTATTCAAAATGGGTACATGGGAATAGGAATGAACTATTTTGTTGGAATAAAGGAATAACTGATAATGAATGACTTAGAATTGTTTAATGAAAATGGCTTTTTTATTTTAAAAAAAGAAAACAGTCAATTCTTATTAAAACTAAATGTTTTTGAAGATGAAATTAAAAATTTCACAGTT
The sequence above is drawn from the Thiovulum sp. ES genome and encodes:
- a CDS encoding ATP-dependent protease La (PFAM: ATP-dependent protease La (LON) domain; ATPase family associated with various cellular activities (AAA); Lon protease (S16) C-terminal proteolytic domain~TIGRFAM: ATP-dependent protease La), with translation MHTINFSELPKKIPVIAETDSFLYPFMISPIFLQDETNIETIEFAMDENLPIIIAPVKKEGEDSEDFIDSIYPAGVIGTVMRKVALPEGKVKILFQGVRKVEITSVIGNDIRVASYSPIAPMPYNESKVNAILEVLKERAEALSKISQKFPSDMLNTINDSSEIERIGDLIVSTLNLSLKDAYDIFVNRDFEDRLFTIIGKIDDEVEASKIQKDIKSKVQSKMAKHNKEHFLKEQMKQIQKELGVDTQRDEEIAEYRKKLEAKKKFIKEEAYKEIEKQLNRLSRMHPESADANTIQTYIEWVLEIPFGKESKKKLKIADVETQLNEDHYSLKKPKDRILEYFAVKELMELRGIEQEKGKGRGAILCFVGPPGVGKTSLANSIADAMKRSLVRIALGGLEDVNELRGHRRTYVGAMPGRISQGLIEAKEMNPVVVLDEIDKVGRSHRGDPTAVMLEILDPEQNSNFRDYYLNFDLDLSKVTFIATANDVGSIPSALRDRMEFISVASYTPQEKFQIAKKYLVPQELKKHGLKNAEISISKKALEDIISLYTREAGVRNLRRRLAEIMRKSARKIIENNSPKISISVKNLKEFLDKTVFEIEKIENKPKIGVVYGLAWTAVGGDILKIEVSKNSGKGGMKLTGKLGEVMKESGIIAMSVVKTLFDSGFIKSEEENAFAKYDIHIHVPDGATPKDGPSAGITMTTAIASIFSERKVRGDTAMTGEISLHGDVMPIGGLKEKLIAAHKGGIAYALIPKKNYERDLVDIPDEVKDSMKIIPVTKIEEVLDHMLI
- a CDS encoding NADH dehydrogenase, FAD-containing subunit (PFAM: Pyridine nucleotide-disulphide oxidoreductase), which produces MKKLRKNIVVLGGGFAGVESAIELGKERNFNVTLVSNRPYLYVYPTSIWVPVGKSTFADVTVPLNKIAKNRNFNFVEDSVSEIFGTENYVTLESGKQLEFDYLIVAMGADKLKSEGSENTLSICGEPEESLDIQKKLDLLIAKGSGKIAMGFGANPKDKSAVRGGPAFELMFNVHNRLKNEGIRDQFELTFFAPMPVPGARMGDKPVETMNMMFDMINMKKRFGKKIKRFEADRVVFEDDSELESDLIVYVSALTGHKTVVNSDLPVDESGFIEVNEFCEVKGFDNVYAVGDIAKLTGPEWKAKQGHIAEVMARNSARNIVIKENDLPFQKESYIHHLNILCVMDSGDGAGFLLRDDKRQIFVPLPIIGHWLKRGWGLYAKWSKLGYIPRIPGM
- a CDS encoding RNA methyltransferase, RsmD family (PFAM: Conserved hypothetical protein 95~TIGRFAM: RNA methyltransferase, RsmD family) encodes the protein MKNSIKIDGGKYKGQKIELPNIETTRPSKSIVRNSIFDTLQTEIAGRDFVELFAGSGSVGFEALSRGANRVFFFEQNREALKTLKRNQRNFSEEIQILEGDSFQNFSKISNELEDAILYIDPPFSIREGMENIYQKTIELFERPHRNIGILIFEHLSSEKFPEKIGELEKVKSKKFGKTTLSYYS
- a CDS encoding hypothetical protein (PFAM: Domain of unknown function (DUF2172)); the protein is MKHEFDKYLKKLFPITRSITGDGNRETLQILQEIIPLQILEFPTGQKVFDWEIPKEWKIRDAWIKNSRGEKIIDFQNSNLHVVSYSQPIHFKGKLSDFSDKLHFLEELPDAIPYRTTYYKEDWGFCLSHNDFREFFDENEEYELFIDSELFDGSLSIGELLIEGKSKKEYLISSYICHPSMANDSLSGVLVSAFLGRELLKRDLEFSYRIIFVPETIGAITYLANFQNEMRKIDSGLVVTTTGGLGDFGYKQSWNKNHFLNAFVDEVLSKKGDFKTYPFDIHGSDERQYSSGGFRINCVNISKDRYYEYPEYHTSLDNLDFVLPENLEKSFQLHIKLIEKMEMNITYKNLFPNGEVMLSKHDLYPKTGGAILPNENISALDIILWILFYADGKTDLFEISQKIGTKLELVYKEAKQLEEKGILKRV
- a CDS encoding radical SAM superfamily enzyme (PFAM: Radical SAM superfamily~TIGRFAM: radical SAM additional 4Fe4S-binding domain), whose product is MAEEKYVPINKGHFELDTAERTENFYKKLGSGWVGDYTKYRSSWSELPKKREVREYPILVDLELASACNLNCPMCYTITDEFKSKVKKGFMDFELFKKIIDEVSEKVFAIRLSLRGEATLHKNFIEAVKYAKSKGIQEVSTLTHGGKLDLEFFKKIAEAGIDWITISIDGTDDEYDKIRKPLTFKDTIKRLNEINQYKKENNLQKPVIKVQGIWPAIRPNPTKYYNTVAPLVDLVAYNPLIDYLRKDDEIVYEDNFACPQLYQRIVVGSDGQVMMCSNDEDGDEIIGDAYTQTIHEIWHSEKLNKIRDIHNQKDGFKTMKVCRQCYYPRKMVPDEPAKIGDRDIIVENYVNRKQEIGE
- a CDS encoding putative carbamoyl transferase, NodU family (PFAM: Carbamoyltransferase) — encoded protein: MKILSIYWGFSSSVSIYINGKVIVSISEERFTRLKNDDSFPQKSIDFCLKEANITVQELDFVAIASKEQFFHHQLNRVSKWKIEDYLKEQKEFWYKKIYDGNQEVQHHEIMKNLNDFSQYPKSYWKDNINNPETFPKDREQILADYLKIDVSKVFRIDHHKAHAYYSYYTSQFRKEKVLAFTIDGHGDGLNATIGIFDEVGNYKRVFETNQANIGRIYRYMTLLLGMKPNEHEFKVMGLAPYGKEKYAKKAYEIFANTIYIDGLEFKWKEKPKDSYFYFKEKLEGIRFDNIAWGLQTWVENLLTTWVKNAIKKFGISKIVISGGVAMNIKAMGKIAELYEVSDIFIGGSASDESMAISSGICLAEDITKQNNKEWSSEKLYPIDNLYLGSKATFEEEKEAVSELDINSFDVLEKFSNKEIAKLLANGKILARSVDKMEFGQRALGNRSILADPKDLRTKEKINQAIKNRDFWMPFAPVILDKYVDKYLYNNKNIFSPYMTVGFETTEEGYEAMISACHPADKTARPEMLSKHINPKLYELLEEFEELTGRGALLNTSFNLHGYPIVRTPQEAIYVLKNSELDGIILNNYLVLRR
- a CDS encoding methylase involved in ubiquinone/menaquinone biosynthesis, with the protein product MEHKAVEESVLDVYRRVSPSYREMGTEKDFHKNLEQRTAILTKLNLHPIWFKGKRVLEIGGGTGENSIFYSLWGADVTIVEPNEISCNRATELFKEFDKTLSTINKSLFDIEPNIFQDFDIIIAEGVLHHTFNTMKALDLILKNANKDTLIMIAIPEYHGWFKRNLQRKLISSVSGAENEIVENSKKYFQNHIDRAVKYGLRTEESVIYDTFVNPQIETTKLEEICFYFYKNKFNFYSSYPSMNIFFETQPWSKNRVNLFDYKTYVSYFKTLEKVWACSGEEDFKSEISNITGMFDRVDKEYGDLLELKTTINNKSFKVEDLKPIQNGYMGIGMNYFVGIKE